Genomic window (Candidatus Effluviviaceae Genus I sp.):
CGACCTGGGGCGAGATGATGTGGCGCGGCGAGACGCCGGGCGGGTCGCGCCTGTCGTTCTTCACGCGGTCAGGCAACACGGTCGAGCCCGACGACACGTGGAGCCCGTGGGCAGCCGTGGAAGACCGGGGGCGCTCGCAGGGAGCCGTCGCGAGTCCCCCGGCGCAGCGGCTGCAGTGGCGCGTGGAGCTCGCGCGCGGCGCGGGCGGCGCGAGCCCCGTCCTCCGCGCCGTGGAGATCTCGTATCTCAGCGAGAACCTGCCTCCGAGGCTGGCATCGCTCGTGGTGCGCGCACCCGGAGACGCGGCCAGCGCCGAGGAGGGGCAAGGCCGCAGCTCGGCGACGCAGCTTCTGCCCGGCGGGCTTCAGTCGCTGCTCGGCGGGGAGGCGACGCGCTCCGAGACGCGCGAGCTGCCGTCGCTGCTCCGCGGCCTGCGCGCCGCCGAGTGGGAGGTCGTCGATCCGAACGACGACAGGATCGGTTTCGAGCTGTGGCTCCGCGGCGAGGACGAGCGGACATGGAAGCTCGTCGAGAAGGACCTCACCGCGATGTCGTACGCCTTCGACACGCAGGCGATGGCCGACGGGTTCTACCGCGTGAAGATCGTCGCGTCCGACGCCCTTGACAACCGCCCCGAGACCGCGGGCACCGACTCGCTCACGAGCGCGCCGTTCCTCGTGGACGGCGGCGCGCCGTCCATCGCGGACGTGGACGTTCGCGTCGGGCGCGGGCGCGCGACCGTGCGGGGCGCGGTCGCCGACGCGCTGAGCCCCATCGACCGCGTCGAGATCGCGATCGACTACGGCGAGTGGCGACCGGCCTTCGCCGACGACGGGATGTTCGATTCGCCCGACGAGGGATTCCACCTGGAGATCGAGGACGTCGCGCCGGGGGAGCACACCGTGGCGGTGCGCGTGGTGGACAGGGCCGGGAACTCCGCGGCGGTGACGCGCGTCGTGCGATGACCCCGCGGGATGCCGACGCTCGCGGTGACCCCGCCTCGTGAAACCACCCGGTCCCCGCCGGTGTCCCATGAGGCGACGGGAGGCCCGGGTGGCCCCCGGACGCAATCCCGAACCGGAAGAACGATGGACTGCAGGGACGCCACAAGGCTCGTGGAGCTGGAACTCGAGGGCGGGCTGGACGCCGACGCCTCGGCCAGGCTGAACGAGCACGTCCGGACGTGCCCCGGCTGCGCGGCACTCCGGGCGGAGCTTCGGGCGATCGACGTCGTCCTTGCCGAGGAGCGCATCGAGCCGGCGCCCGGGGGATTCGCCGCCGCCGTGATGGCGGAGGTGTCGCGCGCGGCCTCGCGAAGGAGGGTCCCGGACACCGCGGTGGTCTCCGGCGCGGCGGCCGTCGGGTTGGCCGGAGCGGTGTACGGCGTGGCGCGCGCGCTGGGCGCCG
Coding sequences:
- a CDS encoding zf-HC2 domain-containing protein; its protein translation is MDCRDATRLVELELEGGLDADASARLNEHVRTCPGCAALRAELRAIDVVLAEERIEPAPGGFAAAVMAEVSRAASRRRVPDTAVVSGAAAVGLAGAVYGVARALGAGSDGALGRWVRDVLEGVRAGAAELASRVPGLDAGLWDNPAAAGVLVAFAAAGIVFFVVVLLRFPKQMSVEWR